In Leifsonia sp. AK011, the genomic stretch GGTCGTTGCCGCCCGAGAGGATCGTGTTCGTGCGGTCGTAGCGCTTCGCGACGCCATCGAACATGCCCGCGACGTCGTCTGGTCGCTTGTCCATATCCGCTCGAGCCACACGCTAAGTCTAGGCTGTTCGCTCCGCCGACTCCTGAGGGTGGTCCAGTTGCTGCGGGTACGCTAAGGATGTGGAATTGCCGGTGCTCAACGTACGCACCACGGCGATAGACGATCCAGGGTCGCTCATCGAGTGGACTCATCCGATGCGCCCCGCGGTGTTCCTCCGCAACGGCGACGGAATCATCGGCTTCGGGGAGCGAGCGCGCTACCAGCACAGCGGCGGAAACCGCGTCGCTGACATCGCCCGGTGGTGGCGCGACATCTCGTCTGCTGCCCTCGTGCACGACGAGGTCGGCCTGCCCGGCACGGGTCTCGTCGGACTCGGCAGCTTCGCCTTCTCCGACACCTCGACCGAGGCAAGCGTGCTGACCATCCCCTCCGTGATCGTCGGTCGGCGCGACGGTCGGTCGTGGATCACGACCGTGGACGGCGGGATGCCCGTCTCCTCGCAGCGGCTCGGACCCCAGCCGCGCGACCAGCTCGGCCCCGGAAGCTTCACGCCCCTCGAGCCCGGAGCACACACGCCGGACGGCTACCGCGCCTCCATCGAGGCCGCGCTGCGCGAGATCGCGGCCGGGCGGGTGAGCAAGGTCGTGCTCGCGCGCGACCTCGTGGGGAGCATCCCGGCGATGTCCGACCGCCGGTGGGTGATCACCCGACTCGCCGAGGCCTACCCCGACACCTTCACCTTCGCCGTGGACGGCCTGCTCGGGTCGAGTCCCGAGACTCTTGTACGCGTTCGTGACGGTGAGATGACCGCGCGCGTGCTGGCGGGGACGGCGGGGCGGCTGGCGGATCCGACGGATGACGCGGCCGTGGCATCCACCCTCGGCGCCAGCCGCAAGAACCGCTCGGAGCACGAGCTCGCGGTGCGCGGGGTTCTCGACTCGCTCGCCCCGCACGCCACCGGGGTGATGAACACAGAGCCCTTCGCCCTCCAGCTCCCGAATCTGTGGCACCTCGCCACGGACGTGCGCGGCTCGCTCTGCGACGGTCGCACCGCCCTCGACCTCGTCGCGGCGCTCCACCCGACCGCTGCCGTCGCTGGCGTGCCCACGGACGCGGCGCTCGCGCTCATCGCCGAACTCGAGCCCCGCGACCGCGGCCGCTACGCCGGACCCGTCGGATGGGTGGATGGCACGGGCGACGGCGAGTGGGCGATCGCGCTGCGCTGCGCGTCCATCGATGAGGAGGGTGTCGTGACCGCGTGGGCGGGTGCCGGCATCGTCGCCGGCTCAGACCCGGAGAAGGAACTCGCGGAGACCGACCTGAAGTTCCGGCCGATGGTCGACGCGCTCGAGCGTTAGGGCGAAGGCAGGGGGTTGACTAGGCCCGCGCAGCGGCCGTCATCGAAACCTCACCCACGAACAACACCAGCCACGGTGGTGAGGTTTCGATGACGCCGGGGCTACGCCCGCGGCTACTCAACCCACTGGGTGGCGTCAGCTCGCCGCGAGGCGCGCCTTCTCGGCCTCCACGTTGTAGTCCGCGGCCGGCCACTGCGGGTCCAGGCGCGTCATCGCGTCGAGGAGCAGCCCCTGCACAGCCCAGCGGGCGTACCACTTGTGATTCGCGGGAACGGCGAACCACGGGGCATCCGGCGTCGAGGTGCGCGTCAGGGCGATCTGGTAGGCCTCCTGGTAGTCGTTCCAGAGCAGGCGCTCGTCGACATCGCCGGGGTTGTACTTCCAGTTCTTGTCGGGGCGGTCGAGCCGCTCCTCCAGGCGAGCCTTCTGCTCCTCCTTGGAGATGTGCAGCATGACCTTGACGATGGTGGTGCCGGATGCCACCACCTCGGCCTCGAACTCGTTGATGATGCCGTACCGCTCCTCG encodes the following:
- a CDS encoding isochorismate synthase MenF; its protein translation is MPVLNVRTTAIDDPGSLIEWTHPMRPAVFLRNGDGIIGFGERARYQHSGGNRVADIARWWRDISSAALVHDEVGLPGTGLVGLGSFAFSDTSTEASVLTIPSVIVGRRDGRSWITTVDGGMPVSSQRLGPQPRDQLGPGSFTPLEPGAHTPDGYRASIEAALREIAAGRVSKVVLARDLVGSIPAMSDRRWVITRLAEAYPDTFTFAVDGLLGSSPETLVRVRDGEMTARVLAGTAGRLADPTDDAAVASTLGASRKNRSEHELAVRGVLDSLAPHATGVMNTEPFALQLPNLWHLATDVRGSLCDGRTALDLVAALHPTAAVAGVPTDAALALIAELEPRDRGRYAGPVGWVDGTGDGEWAIALRCASIDEEGVVTAWAGAGIVAGSDPEKELAETDLKFRPMVDALER